Within Takifugu rubripes chromosome 20, fTakRub1.2, whole genome shotgun sequence, the genomic segment gtgcgtgtcctgtgtgcgtcctgtgcgtgtcctgtgcgtgtcctgtgcgtgtcctgtgcgtgtcctgtgagtgtcctgtgtgtgtcctgtgtgcgtcctgtgcgtgtcctgtgcgtgtcctgtgcgtgtcctgtgtgtgtcctgtgtgtgtcctgtgtgcgtcctgtgtgtgtcctgtgtgtgtcctgtgcgtgtcctgtgagtgtcctgtgtgtgtcctgtgtgcgtcctgtgcgtgtcctgtgcgtgtcctgtgtgtgtcctgtgtgtgtcctgtgtgtgtcctgtgtgcgtcctgtgtgtgtcctgtgtgcgtcctgtgtgtgtcctgtgcgtgtcctgtgcgtgtcctgtgtgtgtcctgtgtgtgtcctgtgtgtgtcctgtgtgcgtcctgtgtgtgtcctgtgtgtgtcctgtgtgtgtcctgtgtgcgtcctgtgtgtgtcctgtgtgcgtcctgtgcgtgtcctgtgcgtgtcctgtgtgtgtcctgtgtgtgtcctgtgggacGCACCTGTCTTTTCTTGTAGAAGCCCCGCCTGTCACAGTTGGGGATGCGGAAGCCTCTCGGGTTCAGGACGTTGCTGATTTTAAGGCCGCTCAGGATGCTCTCCATTTCCCGCCGGCATGGTCCCTATGGCAACAGAGAAAACATACCATAACAGTAGGGATGTTAATCCTGACACGCTCAGCTTTACATCTCTTTATGTTTGTCCGGCAGAGGGCGGAGTTAAAGGCACCATGTGGAGCGTTCCACGAACGCCCTCAGACGTGTGATGTGAGGACGGAGCCCCAAAGGCCGGCAGCTCGTGTCGGGGGCACCACAGCACCAGGCTGACACGTGTTCCAGCCACTAATCTGCATGGGTTCAAATCCAACCAATGACCTCATGTTGCTGATGAAAGCGGGCGCTAATGAGGGTGGAGTGTGGTTGGAACAGATAAGAAAAGCAGAATCAAACTGTCTCTGCAGCTGGTTGGCTTTGAAGGAACGTCTGCTTCCTGAGAGGAACTTTTCACAACGGTTTGAGAAGCATCACCAAGCTGTGAGGTCATCAGATCAGCTTCCTGCTGTCGTTCCTTGTTGAAGTAATTTGATGTTTCTTCATGTGATTGGAAAGAATGTTTTATTCACTAGTGTGAAGGCTTGTCTGCCAGAGCAAAAGGAAACAACAGTCTGATGACTTACATACTCAGGTTCCCTCTTGTTCTCCAGAGAGAAGTTCTGGATGTCCATGATGGTTCTTCTGGACACTGACTCAACCTTGTAGCTCTGAGTCCTCTTGTTTTGATTCCTCTGGATCAGCCTGCTGTGGACGGGCAGCTGGGTGTCCGCCGAGGCACCGCTCTGGACGCTCTGGACGCTCTGGACGCTCTGGACGCTCCTCATGCTCACAGTGGCGTTGGTGGAGCCGCCGTCCACCTGGTTGGTGTCTGTGGGGGCGAAGGAGAGTCATGCTCATTCAGTTCTCATCATCTTCTGTTCTCACCATCTGGTTCCAAACAGCAACACATGTTGTGCTTGACTGGAAGTCagatgaacaaaaacacaaatagaagtttaaaaacatcaaaatagtTGAGCATAAAAACATGAAGCATCTCATCTGGACTAAACGAGAGTCCAGAGTCTTCTAGAGTCTGAGCCCACGTTTGGAATTCTGAGTCCGAGAGCAGGTCCGACAGCAGGTGAAGAAGGCGCTTTAGCTAACcaagtttttaaaaactaaattaaCTAAAGTAACTAAAAGTAACTAAATTACTTTTTATTACTCGACATATGAGAACGGGTTAGGGTTCTGATTTTCCTAAACTCTTCTGCAGCATCATCGTGTAGAAACCtttgtgattacggcagaactgttgtgattacagcagaactgtggtgattacagcagaactgtggtgattacggcagaactgttgtgattacggcagaactgtggtgattacggcagaactgtggtgattacagcagaactgtggtgattacggcagaactgtggtgattacagcagaactgtggtgattacggcagaactgttgtgattacggcagaactgtggtgattacggcagaactgtggtgattacagcagaactgtggtgattacggcagaactgtggtgattacggcagaactgttgtgattacggcagaactgtggtgattacagcagaactgtggtgattacggcagaactgtggtgattacggcagaactgttgtgattacggcagaactgtggtgattacggcagaactgtggtgattacggcagaactgttttgattacggcagaactgtggtgattacggcagaactgttgtgattacggcagaactgtggtgattacggcagaactgttgtgattacggcagaactgtggtgattacggcagaactgtggtgattacggcagaactgtggtgattacagcagaactgtggtCCGATGGTGCTGAACGAGCCCTCGTTGCCTCCCTGAGACACCAGACATGACAAAgccaggaacccccccccccccccctcttcaatggaacagctgctgtcagaacaTCTGTGCAGGTATGGAAACACACCCGGAACTTCCCACAGCTGTGAAgggagatggagaagaggcGGGCGGGGGTGGTGCTCATGGAGGATGTGCAAAAACACGCgcaagcacacaaacacacgcacgcgtgcgtTACGGTGTTTATGACAACGTGAGCAATTGCACTCCACGCATTACTGTGGCCAAACCAAATAACACGGGGGGGCTCTTGGAGGCATGACGTCAGCGGTGCCTGCACACGCACCACTTGTGTGTTCGCACGAAGGTGGCGTGTGTGCCGTTTCCTGGTGTGCGCGTGGATTCATAAGACACGTAGCGCAGCCagcagcgaccccccccccccccaaatgtttTGACCCACATCCATAATTTCATTCTCCCGCTGCAGATACATCGATGTTACTTTGAGCCTGTTTGTGCTACATGAgaggcggggcgggggggggggggggggcgacccaCGACCCACGACCCACGACCCGCGACCGACGTCACTCAGTTTAACATTTGGAACAGGTCACATCTGTCCAGCATCCATGAAAACCTCCCCGGAGAGCTCAGCAAGGGGCGGCGCGGCAGCCACCAAATGCCTTCACACACCGGCAGAACCCACCACTTACCCGGCCTCGGTATCAGAAGGTTGCTGAGCTTTGTGGACGCCCTCCCGGAACACGTCCCGCGTCCGTCCAGCAGCGCCTGCAGCGGGCGGCTCTCCCCCGGCTGGTGCTGGCAGCTCAGCCCGGAGCCGCAGCGCGCCGTGTACACTCCACACGCTTGTCGCTCGCCGAGGGCGCACG encodes:
- the LOC115247245 gene encoding insulin-like growth factor-binding protein 3; translated protein: MTGHYVLCLTAALATFARLAGAAGPVVRCEACDTGALLMCKPLPKDCVERVREPGCGCCMTCALGERQACGVYTARCGSGLSCQHQPGESRPLQALLDGRGTCSGRASTKLSNLLIPRPDTNQVDGGSTNATVSMRSVQSVQSVQSVQSGASADTQLPVHSRLIQRNQNKRTQSYKVESVSRRTIMDIQNFSLENKREPEYGPCRREMESILSGLKISNVLNPRGFRIPNCDRRGFYKKRQCRPSKGRRRGYCWCVDKYGQPLPGSGGERGETQCNLETQ